One Alkaliphilus sp. B6464 genomic window carries:
- a CDS encoding aspartate-semialdehyde dehydrogenase: protein MSLTVGIVGGTGAVGKKMIEVLGERSLTIDKLRIFASEKSLGQKIIFNNKEVTVELLTEEAMKETFDYLLFAAGGAISAKFAPIAAAAGNIVIDNSSYWRMTEGIPLVVPEVNGDVLRGYRGIIANPNCSTTQMVMVLAPLHKKYGIKRVVVSTYQAVSGSGYKAIEELEKQLVDESYPNKVYPRKIAANCIPHIDVFNENGFTKEELKMIYETHKILRDDTIEVNPTAVRIPVFYGHSESIYLELNKEPDINEVRQILEEAEGVVLNDNPDENKYPTPLEAENSDCTYVGRIRKDLFNSKGLSLWVVADNLRKGAATNAIQIIETIENFK, encoded by the coding sequence ATGAGTTTAACTGTTGGTATTGTAGGTGGAACAGGCGCGGTAGGCAAGAAGATGATTGAAGTACTTGGAGAGAGAAGTTTAACAATAGATAAACTAAGAATTTTTGCTTCAGAAAAATCTTTGGGACAAAAAATAATATTCAATAACAAGGAAGTAACAGTTGAGTTGTTAACAGAAGAGGCTATGAAGGAGACCTTTGATTATTTACTATTTGCTGCTGGAGGAGCTATATCTGCAAAATTTGCACCTATTGCAGCCGCTGCTGGGAATATTGTAATAGATAACTCATCTTATTGGAGGATGACAGAGGGGATACCTTTGGTTGTGCCAGAAGTTAATGGTGATGTTTTAAGGGGATATAGAGGAATTATAGCCAATCCAAATTGCTCTACAACCCAAATGGTAATGGTACTTGCTCCACTTCACAAGAAGTATGGTATTAAACGAGTTGTAGTATCTACTTATCAGGCTGTATCGGGCAGTGGGTATAAAGCAATTGAAGAACTTGAAAAACAACTAGTAGATGAGAGCTATCCAAATAAAGTATACCCAAGAAAAATCGCTGCCAATTGCATTCCACATATAGATGTATTTAATGAAAATGGGTTTACAAAAGAGGAGCTTAAAATGATTTATGAAACTCATAAAATTTTAAGAGATGATACAATAGAAGTTAATCCGACGGCTGTAAGGATTCCAGTATTTTACGGCCATAGCGAGTCTATATACCTAGAGCTTAATAAAGAACCAGATATAAATGAAGTACGACAAATATTAGAAGAAGCTGAAGGCGTAGTTTTAAATGATAATCCTGATGAAAACAAATACCCTACTCCACTTGAGGCCGAAAATAGCGACTGCACATATGTGGGTCGAATTCGTAAGGATTTATTTAATTCAAAAGGATTATCCCTATGGGTGGTTGCAGATAACCTTAGAAAAGGAGCTGCTACTAATGCAATTCAAATTATAGAAACTATTGAAAATTTTAAATAA
- a CDS encoding polysaccharide deacetylase family protein has translation MKKIRKVLLVGIVLLVFMVAVPSMVGIAQSFLSNNDVDEQVRDMSSEDLGEISEDNKNEEVEEVSNDTVIDNDALEGNEEIQDDIKPENNLEDVKPDPSKKVFLTFDDGPSTLTPEILEILAENEIKATFFTIGKSVEKNPTWVKQAYDEGHMVLPHTYSHDYAIYTTFETYYNDLGLAKKAIEDVLDIEVPYIFRFPGGSSNHSSFKYGGEQYMPKLTVDVKEKGYYYIDWNVSSGDASSDYDKKDKIISNVLDGAKNKDLVVALFHDTSRNTKMAEVLPEIILELKNQGYTFRTFRDITQDELDAMVKLKLANKPIIR, from the coding sequence TTGAAAAAAATTCGAAAAGTTTTACTGGTTGGAATAGTTCTACTGGTATTTATGGTTGCTGTGCCATCTATGGTAGGTATTGCTCAGTCATTTCTTAGTAATAATGATGTAGATGAACAAGTGCGGGATATGAGTAGCGAAGATTTAGGTGAAATATCTGAGGATAATAAAAATGAAGAAGTAGAAGAAGTCAGTAATGATACTGTTATAGATAATGATGCATTAGAGGGAAATGAAGAAATACAGGATGATATAAAACCAGAAAATAATTTAGAAGATGTAAAACCAGATCCTTCTAAGAAAGTATTTCTTACATTTGACGATGGACCATCAACTTTAACACCAGAAATACTAGAAATATTAGCTGAAAATGAAATTAAGGCAACATTTTTTACAATTGGAAAATCAGTAGAAAAAAATCCTACTTGGGTAAAACAGGCTTATGATGAAGGACATATGGTTCTACCGCACACATATAGCCATGACTATGCTATCTATACTACATTTGAAACCTATTATAATGATTTAGGATTAGCTAAAAAAGCTATCGAAGATGTATTGGATATTGAAGTTCCATATATTTTTCGCTTTCCTGGAGGTTCTTCTAACCATAGTTCATTTAAATATGGTGGGGAACAATATATGCCTAAACTAACTGTAGATGTGAAGGAAAAGGGATATTACTATATTGATTGGAATGTCTCTTCTGGAGATGCAAGTTCTGATTATGATAAAAAAGATAAGATTATAAGCAATGTCCTTGATGGAGCAAAGAATAAAGATCTTGTTGTTGCTTTATTTCATGATACATCTCGTAACACAAAGATGGCAGAAGTATTACCGGAGATTATATTGGAACTTAAAAATCAAGGGTACACATTTAGAACATTTAGAGATATTACTCAGGATGAGTTAGATGCTATGGTTAAGCTTAAATTAGCAAACAAACCTATTATTAGATAA
- the dapB gene encoding 4-hydroxy-tetrahydrodipicolinate reductase has product MNLLIYGISGHMGRLIKELANKDPFWKEINGIDEKTSKDLLSDNYDVVVDFSHPSALDDVLKLCVEKRIPLIIGTTGFSKDQLEQIRVASSEIPILQSTNMSLGMNILFALVEQTASILNEKVDIEVIEAHHNRKKDSPSGSATSIVESIEKGLGEVRKHQYGRAGECLREKGEIGIHAIRGGNIVGYHEANFINELETLKIVHEAHNRSVFAQGALEAAKFIIAKEQGLYTMKDVLKL; this is encoded by the coding sequence ATGAATTTATTAATTTATGGTATAAGCGGACATATGGGCAGATTAATAAAAGAGCTAGCTAATAAGGATCCATTTTGGAAAGAAATTAATGGTATAGATGAAAAGACATCTAAAGACTTACTAAGTGATAATTATGATGTAGTGGTGGACTTTTCACATCCTTCAGCATTAGATGATGTATTGAAGCTTTGCGTGGAAAAAAGAATACCTTTAATAATTGGAACAACAGGATTTAGTAAGGATCAGTTAGAGCAAATAAGAGTTGCTTCTAGTGAAATTCCAATATTACAATCAACTAATATGTCTCTAGGAATGAATATATTATTTGCATTGGTGGAGCAAACAGCATCGATATTAAATGAAAAAGTGGATATTGAAGTAATAGAAGCTCATCATAATCGTAAAAAAGATTCCCCCTCTGGAAGTGCTACATCTATTGTTGAATCTATAGAAAAAGGGCTAGGAGAGGTGAGAAAGCATCAATATGGCAGGGCTGGAGAATGTCTAAGGGAAAAGGGAGAAATAGGTATACATGCAATTCGTGGAGGTAATATTGTTGGTTATCATGAAGCAAACTTTATAAATGAATTAGAAACTTTAAAAATAGTTCACGAAGCTCACAATAGATCAGTTTTTGCACAGGGAGCATTAGAAGCAGCAAAGTTTATTATAGCTAAAGAACAGGGTCTATATACAATGAAGGATGTATTAAAGTTATAG
- a CDS encoding aminopeptidase P family protein — MDVKARIQKLRELMAENGIDAYIVSNSDPHQSEYMAEHWKVRSWISGFTGSNGTVVVTKDDAGLWTDGRYYIQAEKQLSGSGIRLFKAAEPNVPSYVEWISDTLKEGSYVGFDGWVFSTNIAKEMEKNFKQKGMEINKDINLLDHIWEDRPKVSTKPAFNHDGKFAGKTTLEKLTEVRREMKKKSVDYYLISSLDDIAWLFNIRGSDVRNNPVVASYALISMEYAYLFIDTKKAPQEVQKSLEDNKVEVKDYENILLELRKLDNNKRILLDPNRTSIKVYCAIPSNCVKIEETDITTNLKALKNDIEIESLKRCQVRDGVAMVKFLYWLYSNIGKERITETSSTEKLEGFRREQEYFVEPSFNTIAAYKDHAAMMHYNAYENEKCELKAEGLFLVDSGGQYFDGTTDITRTMVLGSISKEEKEDFTLVLKAHIALCKAKFLYGATGSNLDILARQPLWERGIDYKCGTGHGVGFFLNVHEGPQRFHQIQNNARLEKGMIITNEPGIYREDKHGIRTENTLLVVEDELTEFGQFMKFEVISLCPIDLEGIDTNLLTEKEIEWLNEYHKNVYTTVSPYLNQQEDAWLKNATREL; from the coding sequence ATGGACGTAAAAGCAAGAATACAAAAACTAAGAGAATTAATGGCTGAAAACGGAATTGATGCCTATATTGTGTCAAATTCAGATCCTCATCAGAGTGAATATATGGCAGAGCATTGGAAGGTTAGAAGTTGGATTTCAGGCTTCACTGGTTCTAACGGTACTGTAGTTGTAACTAAAGATGACGCAGGGTTGTGGACTGATGGTAGATATTATATACAAGCTGAAAAACAGTTATCTGGATCAGGTATAAGACTTTTTAAAGCGGCTGAGCCTAATGTACCAAGTTATGTAGAATGGATTTCAGATACTTTAAAAGAAGGTAGTTATGTAGGGTTTGATGGATGGGTTTTTAGTACCAATATAGCAAAGGAAATGGAAAAAAACTTTAAACAAAAAGGAATGGAGATTAATAAAGATATAAATCTATTAGACCATATTTGGGAAGATAGACCTAAAGTTTCTACAAAACCAGCTTTTAATCATGATGGAAAGTTTGCTGGTAAGACTACTTTAGAAAAGCTAACAGAAGTAAGAAGAGAAATGAAAAAGAAGAGCGTAGATTACTATTTAATTAGTAGTCTTGATGACATAGCCTGGTTATTTAATATTAGAGGAAGTGATGTTAGAAATAATCCTGTTGTTGCTTCCTATGCTCTTATATCTATGGAATATGCTTATCTGTTTATAGATACAAAAAAAGCACCTCAAGAAGTACAGAAATCTTTAGAAGATAATAAAGTAGAAGTTAAGGATTACGAAAATATATTGCTAGAACTAAGAAAGCTAGATAATAATAAACGAATATTGTTAGACCCTAATAGAACTAGTATAAAAGTATATTGTGCAATTCCTTCTAACTGTGTAAAGATAGAAGAAACAGATATTACTACAAATCTAAAGGCTTTAAAAAATGATATAGAAATTGAAAGTTTGAAAAGGTGTCAGGTTAGAGATGGAGTTGCTATGGTTAAATTTCTATATTGGCTATACAGTAATATTGGAAAAGAGAGAATCACAGAAACATCATCTACTGAGAAACTTGAAGGCTTTAGAAGAGAGCAGGAGTATTTTGTAGAACCAAGCTTTAATACTATAGCAGCATATAAGGATCATGCAGCTATGATGCATTATAATGCTTATGAAAATGAAAAATGTGAGCTTAAGGCTGAAGGACTATTTTTAGTTGACTCAGGTGGACAATACTTTGATGGAACTACTGATATAACTAGGACTATGGTTTTAGGTTCAATAAGTAAAGAGGAAAAAGAAGACTTTACTTTAGTATTAAAGGCTCATATAGCACTTTGCAAAGCTAAATTTCTATATGGAGCTACAGGATCTAATTTAGATATTTTAGCTAGACAGCCACTATGGGAAAGAGGAATTGACTATAAGTGCGGGACAGGACATGGTGTAGGATTTTTCCTTAATGTACATGAAGGACCACAACGCTTCCATCAAATACAAAATAATGCTCGATTAGAAAAGGGAATGATAATAACCAATGAGCCCGGTATATATAGGGAAGATAAGCATGGTATAAGAACAGAAAATACTCTTTTAGTAGTTGAAGATGAACTAACTGAATTTGGACAGTTTATGAAGTTCGAAGTTATATCATTGTGTCCAATTGATTTAGAAGGAATCGATACTAATTTACTTACGGAAAAAGAAATTGAGTGGCTTAATGAATATCATAAAAATGTATATACAACAGTATCGCCATATTTAAATCAACAAGAAGACGCTTGGTTGAAAAATGCGACAAGGGAATTATAA
- a CDS encoding SagB/ThcOx family dehydrogenase has protein sequence MSNGIGKEFMERTKYKYLEESDQDKGLPQPPLELEYEANSVLIDLPPVETINIKGIDLRKAIESRKSLRKYSNTALTIEELSYLLWSTQGVKQVVSRPATIRTVPSAGARHAIETYLLINKVDGVKPGLYRYIALSHKLMEVNLDPEIDGKISNSCLRQDFIKNSAVTFIWAADAYRMKWRYGERGYRYLHLDAGHVCQNLYLSAEAIDSGVCAIAAFDDDEINSLIGLDGENKFVLYVATLGKNIS, from the coding sequence ATGAGTAATGGAATTGGAAAAGAATTTATGGAAAGAACAAAATACAAATACTTAGAAGAGTCTGACCAAGACAAAGGGTTGCCACAGCCACCTTTAGAACTAGAGTATGAGGCTAATTCAGTATTGATTGATTTACCTCCTGTAGAAACTATAAATATCAAAGGTATAGATTTAAGAAAAGCCATAGAATCAAGAAAAAGTCTAAGGAAATATTCCAACACTGCTTTAACTATAGAAGAACTTTCCTATCTACTATGGTCTACTCAAGGTGTAAAGCAAGTAGTATCAAGACCTGCAACAATAAGAACTGTACCATCAGCAGGGGCAAGACATGCAATTGAAACTTATCTACTAATAAACAAGGTAGATGGAGTAAAGCCAGGATTATATAGATATATAGCTCTTTCACATAAATTAATGGAAGTAAATTTAGATCCTGAAATAGATGGAAAGATAAGTAATAGCTGTTTACGTCAAGACTTTATCAAAAATAGCGCTGTAACTTTTATTTGGGCTGCCGATGCTTACAGAATGAAGTGGAGATATGGTGAAAGGGGTTACAGGTATTTACATTTAGATGCAGGCCATGTATGCCAAAATCTGTATTTATCAGCAGAAGCTATTGATAGCGGAGTATGCGCTATTGCCGCCTTTGATGATGATGAAATCAATAGTCTAATTGGCTTAGATGGTGAGAACAAGTTTGTCCTATATGTTGCAACATTGGGTAAAAATATATCTTAA
- a CDS encoding alpha-hydroxy-acid oxidizing protein has protein sequence MNYSEVLDRARELVHEKCKVCKECNGVVCKGQVPGVGGKGSGSGFIRNWQKINDVKINLDTIVVQKEIDTSVELFGMKFKYPVFAAPIGAVGLNYSPALDDFEYTQAIIGGCKEAEVLGFTGDGVKDEFYDLPLQVVKDNDGHGIPTIKPWKKEEIIAKIKKAEDNGAPAVAMDIDAAGLVTLALLGKPVGTKSVEELKEIIASTKLPVILKGVMTVEGAKKALEAGAYGIVVSNHGGRVLDHTPATIEVLPAIAEAVQGKMKILIDGGFRTGLDIFKALALGADAVLIGRPYAVAAYGGGAEGVKVYTEKLGNELKETMIMAGCHELKDINRDKVSIG, from the coding sequence ATGAATTATTCAGAAGTTTTAGACAGAGCTAGGGAGCTTGTACATGAAAAATGTAAGGTATGTAAAGAGTGTAATGGTGTGGTATGTAAAGGTCAGGTGCCAGGAGTAGGCGGTAAGGGGTCTGGATCAGGTTTTATTAGAAACTGGCAAAAAATAAATGATGTTAAGATTAATTTAGATACAATTGTAGTACAAAAAGAAATAGATACATCAGTTGAATTATTTGGAATGAAGTTTAAGTACCCAGTGTTTGCGGCACCAATAGGAGCTGTTGGACTTAACTATAGTCCAGCTCTAGACGATTTTGAATATACTCAGGCTATTATAGGTGGGTGTAAGGAAGCAGAAGTACTTGGCTTTACTGGTGATGGTGTAAAAGATGAATTTTATGATTTGCCACTTCAAGTAGTTAAAGATAATGATGGACATGGTATTCCTACTATTAAACCTTGGAAAAAAGAAGAAATAATTGCAAAGATTAAAAAGGCCGAAGATAACGGAGCACCAGCAGTGGCAATGGATATTGATGCAGCTGGTTTAGTTACTTTAGCTCTACTTGGAAAGCCAGTAGGCACAAAGTCAGTTGAAGAACTAAAAGAAATAATTGCATCAACAAAGCTACCTGTAATTTTAAAAGGTGTTATGACAGTAGAAGGAGCTAAAAAAGCTTTAGAGGCTGGTGCTTATGGTATTGTTGTTTCTAACCATGGTGGTAGAGTTTTAGATCATACTCCAGCTACAATTGAAGTTTTGCCAGCAATTGCTGAAGCTGTACAAGGAAAGATGAAAATTCTTATTGATGGAGGCTTTAGAACTGGATTAGATATTTTTAAGGCTTTAGCATTAGGTGCAGATGCAGTACTTATTGGAAGACCTTATGCAGTGGCTGCCTATGGTGGTGGAGCGGAAGGTGTAAAAGTTTATACAGAAAAATTAGGTAATGAGCTAAAGGAAACAATGATTATGGCAGGATGTCATGAATTAAAAGATATTAATAGAGATAAAGTATCTATAGGATAA
- a CDS encoding YusW family protein — protein sequence MKTKKAPFILSVLLIFSLTITGCNTAKRPTPENNTSPQNVQNNTNTPQQRVENDAVVNDNRTRDNVMPNRPIPTTPDSTVGFTLSQINEFNLDIELTNNDKIDMKYKKGPSNRESKVETRINGKVEKTEHEEASRQIEELISKIPGASISDTTKIIDEILSALKIKRDDLTEFDMMFKFESGEKVQIELNKK from the coding sequence TTGAAAACAAAAAAAGCACCATTTATACTTTCGGTATTGCTAATATTTTCATTAACTATTACGGGTTGCAATACTGCCAAGCGACCAACTCCGGAGAATAATACTTCTCCCCAAAATGTACAAAACAATACAAATACACCTCAACAAAGAGTGGAAAATGACGCTGTAGTTAATGATAATAGAACAAGAGATAATGTAATGCCAAACCGACCTATACCTACTACTCCAGATTCTACAGTAGGATTTACACTAAGTCAAATTAATGAATTTAATTTAGATATAGAGTTAACAAATAATGATAAAATAGATATGAAATACAAAAAAGGTCCTTCTAATAGAGAAAGCAAAGTAGAAACTAGAATCAATGGAAAAGTAGAAAAAACAGAACACGAAGAGGCTTCCCGGCAGATTGAGGAATTAATAAGTAAAATACCTGGAGCATCCATATCTGATACAACTAAAATAATAGACGAAATTTTATCTGCCCTAAAAATTAAAAGAGATGATTTGACAGAATTTGATATGATGTTTAAGTTTGAAAGTGGAGAAAAAGTACAAATAGAATTAAATAAAAAATAA
- a CDS encoding NADH:ubiquinone reductase (Na(+)-transporting) subunit F, whose amino-acid sequence MYNILITVAVITGITAVLALILTWADVRIADYGERKIVINNDKELVVEGGNTLLSSLIANEIFIPSACGGKGTCGYCKCKVDSGAGPVLATELTYLSDSDMKNNVRLSCQVKVKDDMSIQIPEDLFNVKQFKGAIEIAKDITPTIKFLRIKITDGQEIDFKAGQYVQLLAPPYGDSTEEVFRAYSIASSSFEKNFIDLIIGYVDGGILTTYVHKHLSEGDKVTFNGPYGDFYLQESEVDVVLVAVGTGMAPIRSILYEMLHKKIDRNTIFFFGARTKDDLFMLDEMKMFENELPRFRFIPCLSRPREEDNWQGHVGRVNDAIFKYLEGKDSTEAYLCGSAPMIDSTVNALIDKGILKNNIFYDKFD is encoded by the coding sequence ATGTATAATATATTAATAACTGTAGCAGTAATTACTGGAATTACAGCAGTGCTTGCCCTTATACTAACTTGGGCCGATGTCCGCATTGCTGACTATGGAGAACGTAAAATAGTAATAAATAATGATAAAGAACTTGTAGTCGAAGGTGGGAATACGTTGTTATCTTCCTTAATTGCTAATGAAATTTTTATTCCATCTGCCTGTGGCGGCAAGGGAACATGTGGGTATTGCAAGTGCAAGGTAGATAGTGGTGCTGGTCCTGTACTTGCAACAGAACTTACATATCTTTCAGATAGTGATATGAAAAATAATGTTCGTCTATCCTGCCAGGTAAAGGTTAAGGATGATATGAGCATACAGATTCCAGAAGACTTATTTAATGTAAAACAATTTAAAGGTGCCATAGAGATTGCCAAGGATATTACACCTACTATTAAGTTTTTAAGGATTAAAATTACCGATGGACAAGAAATCGATTTTAAAGCTGGTCAGTATGTTCAGCTACTAGCACCGCCCTATGGAGATAGTACAGAAGAAGTTTTCAGAGCGTATTCAATTGCTTCTTCTAGTTTTGAAAAAAACTTTATAGATTTAATAATAGGTTATGTAGATGGCGGCATTCTAACAACTTACGTACACAAACATCTTTCCGAAGGTGATAAGGTAACTTTTAACGGTCCCTATGGTGATTTTTATTTACAGGAATCTGAAGTAGATGTAGTTTTAGTTGCTGTAGGTACAGGTATGGCTCCAATTAGAAGTATACTTTATGAAATGCTACATAAGAAAATTGATCGTAATACTATCTTCTTTTTTGGAGCTAGAACTAAAGATGACCTATTTATGTTAGATGAGATGAAAATGTTTGAAAATGAACTTCCTAGATTTAGATTTATCCCATGTCTATCTCGTCCACGAGAAGAAGATAATTGGCAAGGGCATGTTGGTAGGGTAAATGATGCTATATTCAAATATTTAGAAGGAAAAGATAGTACAGAAGCTTATTTATGTGGAAGTGCTCCTATGATAGACTCCACAGTTAATGCTCTTATAGATAAAGGAATACTTAAAAATAATATTTTCTATGATAAATTTGATTAA
- a CDS encoding cell wall hydrolase: MKSILEKYKILLISSGILLSIIVLFSTINSNFSKENLTKNSREAEISSIAEVMENDEDEVEAEEKNIAEVTDEEVPIVIEDNNEANDKKENDIKTFTNIKDNSTSSSPITGEKYTVKKGDTLFLIAQRANVSANHLKQLNNLSSDMIYENQTLKIKGSVNNSSSQVASRGSDRSEDLYWLSRVIHAEAQGESYEGKVAVGNVIMNRVNSGKFPNTIKGVVFDKQDGYTQFSPVLDGSIYNTPNAESIKAATDVLNGARPVGNALYFLNPRKSTNFWIIQNRQYIKTIGLHDFYY; this comes from the coding sequence ATGAAAAGCATACTAGAAAAATACAAAATACTGTTGATTAGCAGTGGTATATTGTTAAGTATTATAGTTTTATTTTCTACAATTAATTCTAATTTTTCAAAAGAAAATTTAACTAAGAATTCAAGAGAAGCAGAAATATCTTCTATAGCTGAAGTCATGGAAAACGATGAAGATGAGGTTGAAGCTGAAGAAAAAAATATAGCTGAAGTAACAGATGAGGAAGTACCGATAGTAATAGAAGATAATAATGAGGCAAATGATAAAAAAGAAAATGACATAAAAACTTTTACTAATATTAAGGACAATAGTACATCTTCATCCCCTATTACCGGAGAAAAATATACGGTTAAAAAAGGTGATACTTTATTTCTAATTGCTCAAAGAGCTAATGTATCTGCAAATCATTTAAAGCAGCTAAACAATTTATCTTCTGATATGATTTATGAAAATCAGACACTAAAAATAAAAGGCTCTGTAAATAATTCTTCAAGTCAAGTAGCTAGTAGAGGTAGTGATAGAAGTGAAGATCTGTATTGGTTAAGTAGAGTTATTCATGCTGAGGCCCAAGGAGAATCCTATGAAGGTAAGGTTGCTGTAGGGAACGTAATTATGAATAGGGTTAATAGTGGAAAATTTCCAAATACTATAAAGGGTGTTGTTTTTGATAAGCAAGATGGTTATACTCAATTTTCACCGGTTCTAGATGGGTCAATCTATAATACACCTAATGCAGAAAGTATTAAGGCTGCTACAGATGTATTAAATGGTGCAAGACCTGTTGGAAATGCATTGTATTTTTTAAATCCAAGGAAATCGACTAACTTTTGGATTATACAAAATAGACAATATATAAAAACCATAGGTTTACATGACTTTTATTATTAG
- the dapA gene encoding 4-hydroxy-tetrahydrodipicolinate synthase: MFNGAGVAIVTPFNEGKIDFEAFEKLIDFQIENNTQALIVLGTTGEASTQTYEEREKLISTAIERAGGKIPVIVGTGSNSTQVAIENTKQAETLGADGILLVTPYYNKCTQKGLIEHFTTVANVTSLPVILYNVPSRTGVNIAPETVLAMSKVKNVVAVKEASGNISQILEIKRLVPKDFKIYSGNDDQVVPIFACGGHGVISVSSNAIPREMQHMCQAFMDGNVEEALRIQLLYKKFIDLLFCEVNPIPIKAALNAMGYIKNELRLPLTSMEESNRIKLVDEMKKLGII; this comes from the coding sequence ATGTTTAATGGTGCGGGAGTTGCGATTGTAACACCTTTCAATGAGGGTAAAATTGATTTTGAAGCTTTTGAAAAATTAATTGATTTTCAAATAGAAAATAATACTCAAGCCTTAATTGTACTAGGTACAACTGGAGAGGCATCTACACAAACCTATGAAGAAAGAGAAAAGCTTATTAGTACAGCCATTGAAAGGGCAGGAGGCAAAATTCCAGTTATAGTGGGTACTGGTTCAAATTCAACTCAAGTAGCTATAGAAAATACTAAACAAGCCGAAACCTTAGGGGCAGATGGCATACTGCTTGTTACTCCATATTACAATAAATGTACTCAAAAAGGTCTAATCGAACATTTTACCACAGTAGCTAATGTTACATCGCTACCAGTAATTTTATATAACGTTCCTTCGAGAACAGGTGTAAATATTGCACCGGAAACTGTATTAGCAATGAGCAAGGTTAAAAATGTAGTAGCAGTAAAAGAGGCTAGTGGGAATATTTCTCAAATATTAGAAATTAAAAGATTGGTTCCTAAAGATTTTAAAATTTATTCTGGAAATGACGATCAAGTAGTGCCTATTTTTGCCTGTGGAGGTCATGGAGTTATTTCTGTGTCATCTAATGCTATCCCTAGAGAAATGCAACATATGTGCCAGGCATTTATGGATGGAAATGTAGAAGAAGCTTTAAGAATACAACTTTTATACAAAAAATTTATAGATCTTTTATTCTGTGAAGTAAATCCAATTCCCATAAAGGCAGCTTTAAATGCTATGGGATATATTAAAAATGAGCTAAGACTTCCATTAACATCTATGGAGGAATCTAATAGAATTAAGCTAGTAGACGAGATGAAAAAATTAGGTATTATTTAA
- a CDS encoding DNA-3-methyladenine glycosylase, giving the protein MAVENIGHIKYNFERKNIMKLKRQFYNRPTLDVAKDLLGKNLVHYSNGEILMGKIVEVEAYIGAIDKAAHSYNNKITERTKVMFGPPGHAYVYLIYGMYNCMNVVTQMEGEAAAVLVRAVEPIEGINIMAHNRYGKSTEELTKKQIINLTSGPGKLCMAMGITKLNNSMDLCGDILWIEDSNEDNVFEVVTTTRINIDYAEEAIDFPWRFYIKDNPFISKK; this is encoded by the coding sequence ATGGCAGTAGAAAACATAGGACATATTAAGTATAATTTTGAAAGGAAAAATATTATGAAATTAAAAAGACAATTTTACAATAGACCGACACTTGATGTTGCTAAAGATTTATTGGGCAAAAATCTTGTGCATTATAGTAATGGTGAAATATTGATGGGAAAAATTGTTGAAGTAGAGGCTTACATCGGAGCTATTGATAAGGCCGCTCATAGTTATAATAACAAAATAACCGAGAGAACTAAGGTTATGTTTGGACCGCCGGGACATGCCTATGTTTATTTAATTTATGGCATGTACAATTGCATGAATGTGGTTACCCAAATGGAAGGAGAAGCGGCGGCAGTTTTAGTTAGGGCAGTAGAGCCTATAGAAGGCATAAATATAATGGCTCATAATAGATATGGTAAGTCTACAGAGGAGTTAACTAAAAAACAAATAATAAATTTAACAAGTGGACCTGGTAAGCTATGTATGGCAATGGGTATTACAAAGCTTAATAACAGCATGGATCTTTGTGGTGATATTTTATGGATTGAAGATAGTAATGAAGATAATGTATTTGAAGTTGTAACAACTACAAGAATAAATATAGATTATGCAGAGGAAGCTATAGATTTTCCATGGAGATTCTATATTAAAGATAATCCTTTTATATCGAAAAAATAG